The following nucleotide sequence is from Acetivibrio cellulolyticus CD2.
CAGTTTTTCCTGTTTGCCTGTCGCCGATTATCAACTCTCTTTGTCCTCTTCCAATAGGCACCATAGCATCGATTGCCATAATTCCTGTTTGGAGGGGAGTATTTACGCTCTTTCTGTCAATAACCCCCGGTGCTGGTCTCTCGATTGGTCTGAATTGATTACTTGAAATCGGACCTTTTCCATCTATTGGTTTACCGAGTGGATTTATAACTCTTCCTATCAATTCCATACCAACCGGTACTTCAACAGGTTTACCCGTTCTTCTTACCTGTGTTCCTTCCTTTACCTCCAAACCTTCACCAAAGAGAACACTTCCTATATTGTCTTCTTCAAGGTTCATTGCCATACCGTAAACTCCGCTTTCAAACTCCAAAAGTTCACCGTACATACAATTTTTCAGACCATATATTCTTGCTATACCGTCTCCTGCACTCAATACAAAGCCAACGTCATCTACCTTTTCTTTATTTCCATAGCTTTCTATCTGTTGTTTAATTATCGAACTTACCTCTTCAGGCCTAAGAATCATATATATCACCTCTCTATAAAGCTGAAAATCAATTAAATTTCTATGTTAAGGAATATCTGAATACTACTTCGGATAGGCATTAAACGCTCTATTCTTGAATTAACAAGCTTTTAAGACCATCCAGTCTGGTTTTCAATGAAAAGTCCTCTACCCTGTCTTCAATCTGTACTTTTATACCGCCAATCAAGGATTCATCTATTTGAAGATCAGTATTTACACGGTCTTTCTTATATATCATTTTATATTTTTCTATTATTTTATCAACCTGCAACTCATCCAATTTAACTGCAGAGATTATTTTCAAATTCAATACATCTCTTCTTTCATCAGCAAACCTTTTATACTCGCTGAAAATACCTCTTATTTGCTTGATTCTCCCTTTATCGATTAATAACATAATTAACTTTAAAATGTTAGGATCAATACCTTCTAACATATCCATCAATAGCTTTTTTTTATCACCAACCTGAATCTGAGGGTTTTCCAAAAAAGCGCTCAAATCTGAGTTATTATTAATCAGATTTATTAAAGTATCAAAATCATTCAATACTTTATCAGTACTGCCATCTTTTTGAGTTATCTCAATCAATGCCTCAGCATATCTGCTTTCTACTAATGGCATTATAATACTTCCTTTCATAAGGTATCGTTAAATAAAAAATTAGTCTTTGCATTTTATAAATCTTAATTTAAGGCATCACATCTATAAGTCTTATTGAACTACATTCCTATGCAATGCCCTTTTTAGTAACAACTTCATCAACAAGTTTCTTGTTGGCTTCAGTATTCATGTTGGCTTCCATAACCTTTGAAGCAGCTTCAAGAGCAAGACTAACAATTTCATTTCTCATTGCTTTTATCATTTCATTTCTTTCACGCTCAATCTCTGCTTCTGCTTTCTCTCTTAAGACTTCTGCATCAGCTTTGGCCTTCTTTATTATCTCATCATACTTATCTTGTGCATCAAGCTTTGCATCATTTATTATTTTGCTAGCGTCTGCATGTGCGGTCTCAAGCTTCCTTTCATAAGCAAGCTTAAGATCAGCTGCTTCCTCATTACTTTTTTGAGAGCCTTCCAACTGCTCCTTTATTAAATTTGCCCTATTTTCCATAAATTCAGTAATAGGCTTAAAAAGAAACTTCTTTAAAATCAAATAAAGAACTAATAAATTTATAATTGCCCATATAAAATCTGGAACACCAAATAGTAAATCCATAAAAGTCCCTTTCCAACGGCAAACTAGATTTTTATACTCCATCTATGAAGAGGGATACCAAACACCAGTATCCCCTTCAAAATCATAATGGAATAAAAAGTTTCTTACCGTTTATTATTTTAACAGTACTAACAATAATGCGATAACGAATCCATAAATAGCAGTTGCTTCTGCCAAAGCTGCACCCAACAGTAAAACTGTTTGTATCTTTGATGATGCTTCTGGTTGTCTTGCTACCGCTTCAGCCGCTTTTCCAGTTGCCAAACTAATACCAATTCCTGCTCCAAGACCTGTTAAAACTGCAATACCCGCTCCTATAGCCATTAAATTCATTATCTTCACCTCCTTATTCAATTGCCTCAGCAATATAGAGTGATGTTAGGAAAACAAAAACATACGCCTGTAAAATTCCATCAAATATATCAAAATATATACTGAGTACACCTGGTAAAAGTATTGGTATAGCAATATAAAGCAATTCCATTACTATTGCAGCACCCAATATATTTCCAAATTGTCGGAAGCACAACGATATTGGTCTTATAAAATAGTCAAGGATTTTAAATGGAAGCATAACAGGTACAGGCTCAATAAAGCTTTTGAGCCAACCG
It contains:
- the atpH gene encoding ATP synthase F1 subunit delta; translation: MPLVESRYAEALIEITQKDGSTDKVLNDFDTLINLINNNSDLSAFLENPQIQVGDKKKLLMDMLEGIDPNILKLIMLLIDKGRIKQIRGIFSEYKRFADERRDVLNLKIISAVKLDELQVDKIIEKYKMIYKKDRVNTDLQIDESLIGGIKVQIEDRVEDFSLKTRLDGLKSLLIQE
- the atpF gene encoding F0F1 ATP synthase subunit B; the encoded protein is MDLLFGVPDFIWAIINLLVLYLILKKFLFKPITEFMENRANLIKEQLEGSQKSNEEAADLKLAYERKLETAHADASKIINDAKLDAQDKYDEIIKKAKADAEVLREKAEAEIERERNEMIKAMRNEIVSLALEAASKVMEANMNTEANKKLVDEVVTKKGIA
- the atpE gene encoding ATP synthase F0 subunit C — encoded protein: MNLMAIGAGIAVLTGLGAGIGISLATGKAAEAVARQPEASSKIQTVLLLGAALAEATAIYGFVIALLLVLLK